The proteins below come from a single Sander lucioperca isolate FBNREF2018 chromosome 20, SLUC_FBN_1.2, whole genome shotgun sequence genomic window:
- the samm50l gene encoding sorting and assembly machinery component 50 homolog B: MGTVHAKSLDPLPMHGRDLGVNPDDLMEPPEPEQESKQEILENKDVVVQHVNIQGLGRTKEDLLGYEISEVFHAKNLIDVMKKSHIARQRLLRLGVFKEVEVLIDTSEGSDALPNGLDVTFEVTEVKRLTGSYNTMVGNNEGSMVLGLKLPNMFGRAEKLTFQFSYGTKETSYGLSFFKPQPGHFERNLTLNMYKVTGQFPWSSLKETDRGVSAELNFPLGMTNHTLKWEGVWRELGCLARSASFAVREESGHSLKSALSHTLSIDSRNSAIFPSRGALFRLNQELAGYTGGDASFLKEDFELQLNKRLFWDSVLSASLWGGMLCPIGGQPSCIADRFYLGGPTSVRGFGMYSIGPQSEGDYLGGEAYWAGGLHLYTPLPFRPGKGGFGDLFRTHFFLNAGNLCNLNYGEGPRAHLQKLAECIRWSYGAGIVLRLGNIARLELNYCVPMGVQSGDRICDGVQFGAGIRFL; encoded by the exons ATGGGGACTGTCCATGCTAAG AGTCTGGATCCTCTCCCGATGCATGGCCGGGACTTGGGCGTCAACCCTGATGACTTGATGGAGCCTCCAGAACCGGAGCAGGAGTCTAAGCAGGAGATCCTCGAAAACAAAGAT GTGGTGGTCCAACATGTTAACATCCAGGGTCTTGGAAGAACTAAAGAGGATCTGCTCGGCTATGAGATCTCTGAGGTTTTCCACGCCAAAAACCTCATTGAT GTGATGAAAAAGTCTCACATCGCCAGACAGAGGCTGCTCCGCCTGGGAGTCTTCAAAGAGGTGGAGGTCCTTATCGATACGTCTGAAG gTTCCGATGCTCTTCCCAACGGTCTGGATGTAACGTTTGAGGTGACGGAGGTAAAGAGGCTGACAGGAAGCTACAACACCATGGTTGGCAACAATGAAGGAAGCATG GTGCTGGGTCTGAAGTTGCCCAACATGTTCGGTCGAGCTGAGAAACTCACCTTCCAGTTCTCCTATGGGACCAAGGAGACGTCCTATGGCCTGTCCTTCTTCAAGCCCCAGCCCGGACACTTTGAACGCAA CCTCACACTCAACATGTACAAAGTCACCGGTCAGTTCCCATGGAGCTCCTTGAAAGAGACCGACAGAGGCGTTTCTGCAGAATTAAAT TTTCCTCTCGGGATGACCAACCACACGTTGAAGTGGGAGGGTGTGTGGAGGGAGCTGGGCTGCCTGGCACGCAGTGCGTCCTTCGCCGTGCGAGAGGAGAGCGGACACTCGCTGAAATCTGCCCTCTCG cACACTCTGTCCATCGATTCAAGGAATTCTGCCATTTTCCCCAGCAGGGGTGCCTTATTCCGGCTCAACCAG GAACTGGCTGGCTACACAGGAGGAGACGCCAGCTTCTTGAAAGAGGATTTTGAGCTGCAGCTCAACAAGCGGCTCTTCTGGGACTCG GTCTTGTCTGCTTCTCTGTGGGGTGGGATGCTTTGTCCAATCGGAGGACAGCCGTCCTGCATCGCCGACAG gTTCTACCTCGGAGGTCCCACCAGTGTTCGAGGATTTGGGATGTACAGCATCGGACCACAGAGTGAAG GTGACTACCTGGGTGGAGAGGCGTACTGGGCCGGGGGTCTGCACCTCTACACCCCACTGCCCTTCAGACCGGGCAAGGGCGGCTTTGGAGACCTTTTCAGAACGCACTTCTTCCTCAACGCCGGCAATCTCTGCAACCTCAACTATG gcgaAGGTCCGCGGGCACACCTTCAGAAGCTAGCCGAGTGTATTCGCTGGTCGTACGGAGCGGGCATCGTGCTGCGACTCGGCAACATCGCCAGACTGGAGCTCAACTACTGTGTGCCCATGGGAGTTCAGAGTGGAGACAG GATATGTGACGGTGTCCAGTTCGGAGCAGGAATACGCTTCCTGTGA